Proteins from a genomic interval of Saccopteryx leptura isolate mSacLep1 chromosome 13, mSacLep1_pri_phased_curated, whole genome shotgun sequence:
- the MTMR10 gene encoding myotubularin-related protein 10 isoform X2: MPLQKFHYRNLLLGEHDVPLTCIEQIVTVNDQKRKQKVLGPNQKLKFNPTELIIYCKDFRIVRFRFDESGPESAKKVCLAIAHYSQPADLQLLFAFEYVGKKYHNSASTINGTPTGGSSAAGGGGPQKTPLFETYSDWDREIKRTGASGWRVCSINEGYMVSTCLPEYFVVPSSLADQDLKTFSHAFVGRRMPLWCWSHANGSALVRMALVKDALQQRKVDQRICTAITKSHPQRSDVYKSDLDKTLPSIQEVQVAFVKLKQLCVNEPFEETEEKWLSSLESTRWLEHVRAFLRHSSELVCMLESRRVSVVLQEEEGRDLSCIVASLVQVMLDPYFRTIPGFQSLVQKDWVMAGHPFLDRCNHLKRSEKESPLFLLFLDATWQLLDQHPAAFEFSETYLAVLGDSTRLPLLGTFLFNSPHQRVKQSTEFAISKNIQLGDEKGLKFPSVWDWSLQFTAKDRTLFHNPLYVGRSTPRVQNGSAQSFRRTKKNYSSTLRGMPASFKNGLISDQESLPRRNSLILGGKATPAPALAPALSAEGQDGGMETFFREWFSKPADLHGVLLPRLSGVHVKLWKLCYLRWVPEAQIHRGGSVTAFHKLSLLADEVDVLSRTLRQHRAGPLQACYAELDQSRMYFRARGPHDTAETPEFLSSSFPFSPVGNLCRRSISGTPLSKFLSGAKIWLSTETLVNED, encoded by the exons TCAATGACcagaagaggaagcagaaagTCCTGGGCCCCAACCAGAAACTGAAGTTCAATCCAACCGAGCTTATTATTTACTGCAAAGACTTCAGAATCGTCCGGTTTCGCTTTGACGAGTCAGGTCCCGAAAGTGCCAAAAAG GTGTGCCTTGCCATAGCTCATTACTCCCAGCCAGCAGACCTCCAGCTGCTCTTTGCATTTGAATATGTTGGGAAAAAATACCACAATTCAG CCAGCACCATTAACGGGACGCCCACGGGAGGCAGCAGTGCTGCTGGGGGTGGCGGCCCCCAGAAAACGCCCCTCTTTGAGACATACTCGGACTGGGACAGGGAGATCAAGAGGACGGGCGCTTCCGGCTGGAGGGTCTGCTCCATCAACGAGGGCTACATGGTATCCACGTG CCTCCCAGAATACTTCGTGGTGCCGAGCTCCCTGGCAGACCAGGACCTCAAGACCTTCTCCCACGCCTTCGTCGGCAGGAGGATGCCG CTCTGGTGCTGGAGCCACGCCAACGGCAGCGCGCTGGTGCGCATGGCCCTTGTGAAGGACGCACTGCAGCAGAGGAAGGTTGACCAGAG GATTTGTACTGCAATAACTAAGAGCCATCCACAGAGAAGTGACGTTTACAAGTCAGATTTGGATAAGACCCTGCCCAGTATCCAGGAAGTACAAGTGGCTTTTGTGAAACTGAAACAACTGTGCGTTAACG AGCCCTTTGAAGAGACTGAAGAGAAGTGGCTGTCTTCCCTGGAGAGTACCCGGTGGCTGGAGCACGTGAG ggcGTTCCTGAGACACTCTTCGGAGCTGGTGTGCATGCTGGAGAGCCGGCGCGTCTCCGTGGTCCTGCAGG AGGAGGAGGGACGAGACTTGAGCTGCATTGTGGCCTCTCTGGTCCAAGTGATGCTGGACCCCTACTTCCGGACCATCCCCGGCTTCCAGAGCCTGGTTCAGAAGGACTGGGTCATGGCAGGGCATCCCTTCCTGGACAGGTGCAACCACCTGAAGAGGTCGGAGAAGGAG TCCCCCCTGTTCCTGCTGTTCCTGGACGCCACGTGGCAGCTGCTGGACCAGCACCCGGCCGCCTTCGAGTTCTCCGAGACCTACCTGGCCGTGCTGGGCGACAGCACCCGCCTCCCGCTGCTGGGCACCTTCCTCTTCAACTCCCCGCACCAGCGCGTGAAGCAGAGCACG gAATTTGCTATAAGCAAAAATATCCAATTGGGTGATGAGAAGGGTTTAAAATTTCCCTCAGTGTGGGACTGGTCCCTTCAGTTCACAGCCAAGGACCGCACCCTCTTCCACAACCCGCTGTACGTTGGGAGGAGCACGCCCCGGGTGCAGAACGGCTCGGCGCAGTCCTTCCGGCGGACCAAG AAAAACTACAGCTCCACGCTGAGAGGAATGCCAGCCTCCTTCAAAAATGGACTCATCAGCGACCAAGAGTCCCTCCCGCGGAGAAACTCACTGATACTGGGAGGGAAGGCCACCCCGGCCCCTGCTCTGGCCCCTGCTCTGTCGGCCGAGGGCCAGGATGGAGGCATGGAGACGTTCTTCCGGGAGTGGTTCTCCAAGCCAGCCGACCTGCACGGCGTCCTTCTGCCGCGTCTGTCTGGCGTGCACGTGAAACTGTGGAAACTCTGCTACCTCCGCTGGGTGCCTGAGGCCCAGATCCACCGCGGGGGCTCCGTCACCGCCTTCCACAAGCTCTCGCTGCTGGCCGACGAGGTGGACGTGCTCAGCAGGACCCTGCGGCAGCACCGGGCCGGCCCCCTGCAGGCCTGCTACGCGGAGCTGGACCAGAGCAGGATGTACTTCCGAGCCCGCGGCCCCCACGACACCGCCGAGACGCCCgagtttctctcctcctccttccccttctcacccGTCGGCAACCTGTGCAGACGGAGCATTTCAGGAACGCCGCTGAGCAAGTTTCTGAGTGGGGCCAAGATCTGGCTGTCCACCGAGACACTAGTGAACGAGGACTAG